Genomic DNA from Dysidea avara chromosome 10, odDysAvar1.4, whole genome shotgun sequence:
CCatagttttaaaattattacaaTTATTATTCAACTACCACAGCAAGGGATGGATGTGTCTAAAGATCCTATGGCTCTGCAGAGACTGCGGGAAGCAGCAGAAAAAGCAAAGATTGAGCTATCATCCTCCGTCCAAGTAAACAAATGTCTATGAAAAGGTTATACAAGTTGTTAAGAGAATTTTTCCAGACTGACATCAACTTGCCATACATCACCATGGATTCCAGTGGGCCAAAACACATGAACATTCAACTCAGCAGAGCAAAATTTGAGTCCCTCGTCTCATCTCTGATTGAGAGAACAATTAGTCCATGTGTAAAGGCTATGAAAGATGCTGATGTCAGTAAAAGTGACATTAGTGAGGTCATCCTAGTAGGGGGTATGACCCGTATGCCTAAGGTAACGTCACTAGTGACATGATCATGTACTTATTAAGGGTCATACCCTTACAGGTACAACAGTCAGTACAGGACACATTTGGAAGACCTCCTAGTAAATCAGTCAACCCTGATGAGGCTGTTGCCATGGGAGCAGCTATACAGGTGCATAGAAGACAGTTGGTGTAGGTGTATACAAACTCTGCTTAACCACTGCCACTACTAGTTCCTTCTCTGGtgctggtttttttttttttttcccgtgATTTAAGGAGACTGTTCCATCAAGTCTGGTTTTATTACCTCTAAAAGAGGAATGCCTTGTACACAAATATGCCAAACATTCTTGATCCCAAAGTAATCATTAAAGTAGTCCTGCTAGCATTAAAGACTAGCTCTACGAGTTCTGTTATTCCCCATTAGGGTGGTGTATTATCCGGTGATGTGAAGAACGTTGTCTTGCTGGATGTCACCCCACTATCCCTCGGTATTGAGACACTAGGTGGAGTATTTACCAGGTTGATCAACAGAAACACTACCATCCCTACCAAGAAGAGCCAGGTGACTGGTGATGGTAGCGAAGTGATGTTTAACCATTTGTTGTAGATCTTCTCCACTGCTGCTGATGGTCAGACAACTGTGGAGATTATTGTCTGTCAGGGAGAGAGAGAAATGGCCAACGACAATAAGACACTCGGCCGCTTCCAGCTGGTAATGATACTGTGTCACCACTACACTCTATGTGTGTTGTTGTATACCCTTTGTGTGTCACCGTGTATGTCACAGTTTGCGTCAAATACCCTCTTGTTATCACTACCAGGTGGGGATTCTACCAGCACCTCGCGGTATACCAAAGATTGAGGTAACATTTGATATCGATGCCAACGGGATTGTACACGTGTCAGCAAAGGACCAAGGAACAGGCAAAGAACAACAAAGTATGTCACTCCTATGACATGTACACCATATTATCATGATCACTGATCCTGTCTAGTTGTGATCCAGTCATCCAGTGGACTGTCTAAGGAGCAGATTCAGGAGATGGTAAACGCTGCCGAGAAATATGCCGAGTCCGACAAGAAGAAAAAGGTAATGAGGTGGCATCATCCATAGTGTGGCAGTTTACACTTAACTTTGTGCCCCTTTGATAGAATGTCTGTAAGATAACGGGAATTGGTATACATGTTTGTACTATATACATTTTATTTTCTGTTGTTAGGAGCTGATTGAGGTGATCAATGCTGCTGAGAGTGTCATTCATGACACAGAAAAGAACATGCAAGAGTACAAGAGCCAGTTACCCCCTGAGGAGGTGATGTACAACATGTCCTTCCCACAACTTTACAGTGTTGTTGTTCGCAGGCTAAGAATGTGGAGGAAGATATTGAAAAGTTGAGGAACATCATTTCCAACAAGGATAATGAGACAGTTGAAAGTGTTCGTCAGGCAATCGATTCCCTACAGAAAGCATCCATGAAATTGTTTGAGTTTGCCTACAAGGACAAGGTGAGGTCTCTGGAGTGTAGTTTTTAATATAATGTCAAGGGAAAATGATTTGTAGGTAGCAGCCAATCCATAAAAATCACATTCCTCCTCGGGAAAAAAAAACTACCTCCATATATGGTATTTACGGTATTATGACCTATCCACCTACCCATGTAGAACTTTCAAATTCTTGagttaaaatttaataatatGGTCAATAGTTCACTTTCAGCCAGAAGTTGGCATTGGCAACTTTTAAGATCCTGGTGTTTGATTGAACTCCGAGGCTTTCCTTAAGGTTGTATGGTGTATTGTGTGTGATAGGTGTACAGAATTTACTGGTATTTTAGCACCATAATTTTGACCATAATTGTATTGTGTACAGGGCACTGGCGCAACAGGAGACAGTAGCAGTGACCAGTCATCATCCTCCTCCTCAACACAATCTGAAGGTGACAGTACAACCACCAGTGAAGGAGAGGCTCAAGACAGTACAACCACCAGTGAAGGAGAGGCTCAAGATGTTAAAGATGACAAGAAGTGAACGAATTACCACCTCAACTGTATTTAGGAGTAACTTGTTAGGTACCAACCTCTGAAGCTGTTTgtgctaattattattatttcattaaatgtAATAATATTTGAAATACATATAAGTACTAATGGGACAATCAAGATGATGATAAtgtccaatggcggatccaggatggggcatttggggcaaatccccccccccctacACTGCCCTTTCCTTTTAGGAAGAATAGCTAGTTATAGTTATCACTTTGATAATGCCAGTTAGGACAATATCAGTTTATTACTCAAGAAATGAATACTTTTTGGCAGACATATACTTCTCTTTACTACAAAAACTGTCACCAGTACCTTTGTGCGTGTTaagcgcctctagaaataattaccGTCTGACAGATGCTTTAGCTTTTGTAGTaccttttaagacttcacaaccttcTGCAATGGCCTAATGGCACaattcaacagtgaaacactgctgagaggtgattatttgctgctatgTGTATATCAACTACAACAGATTGCAGCTAGTAGTTGATTCCCCTTTTTAATGGTGTGAATCTGAACTTttctgtgcccctccccttgccagctcctggatccgcccctgatgtcaCTGCAATCTCTGGAGATGCAGTATGTTTGTTCATTTCAGGTGGTAGGGGAGTTTGGCGCTGCAAACAATGAAATGAggaatagggacccgccgattatgctcataattttacctattatgctatgctgcactgctcaaatatctacctattatgcttaaatttttgctcaatacttacctattatgcccaattatttatgcctcagttctcatgctctgctaataatttccagtttatggattaataataagtggctgaagcacaaacttacttgtcaaagtgcatattacagaaaagatcgatatactctaatagaacagtcagctatatgattgttctattagagttactgactgttctatcagagtatatcgatctttccgtGATAGCTATTtcgataagcaagaattcatgctattatacaaatattctagcattatgctcagtgctttcaggcacctattatgctcataattatgccagcataatcggcgggtccctaatgaGGAACCAGTGGGTATGGCTGCTGTTACagatggccagccagccagcatgTAGGGCTAATGATTGGTTGGATTATTGAAGGCTATATACACCCATGTCTCATGCTGCCCCAGCCCTGTGTTATTTGTTACAGAAATGACCTCTCAAGCACAAGTAGCATAGTCCACTGGGGAGGATTACATAATATAATTTATGTGATCATTACCACAAGACAATACCCAAAGAACATGTCCCCTCTCTGCTTTGAAATGATGTTGATTGTGTTTACTATTACTTTTAAGGCATCATGTTTTTTCTTGTCACTTTCTGTGTACATTGGTTCTGTTAACACAAGATGCCAACCtttcaacaattttaggagtgagatgTCAAACattaccagcaatgtggactagATGTACAGCTCCAGAggttttggtagtgaagaccaaaaaaggtcgctgcatgctcaaagtacataaataagcacagggctgtccaattttaagcacagggctaagtATGAAGCAGATCAGGCATGAGAAACATGTGAGagctaagctgaaagagtgagaaacagagggttaggtgTAAGATTACTAGcgaaagagtgagactcacgcctaatgcgtgacAGTTGACATGTCTTCTATTAGCATGGTCATCCACAAGGTACAAGTAATAGCAAGGAATACGGTGGTGTGTACATGTGGAGTACAGAATGTTTGGAAGTAGAGGGTTGCTCAATTACAAACTCTAGTCTAGTTAAACATCAAAGGAATTAGCAGATTCTGAAACAGTTTCAACCAGTTCACATCTATCTGGACTTGTTTCACTGGTGCATATTGGGTTTGTACATGCtgttatataccactttgacacctcagatcaaaggaaaccacagggttatttaatagttataccatggccgcaaagggatttgcctgatatatatgcccaagcccgagggcgagggcatatatatcaggaaaatcccgagtggccatggtatacataatatataccaatctggcatgctcacctaataggtgaaggaagacaaacttgcattcaccacattacttttatacagaggtttgcaaaaatcgattgtgggtttaaattgtgggcacagaaaagaaatgattgtgggtttcactggttgtagtgatgccattttaaaccaaataaccactttgtggatgaataaaattacctaaggtgctaaaataaacacttagacatgtaggttgtgaatgtttgaggcatcttttcatgcagttgaaatgtactgtgtagaaaaacaatccccacattgcaaaaatgattatttagtgatgcttagtaactgactcaattctttttacttcacaacaatgctcctaactaaatcaacatgtttaactcaaacccacaatgcaaattTTAAGCATTTCTATATAAAATAaacaatcaaagggaactgatgctttatAGCTGCCttagcatcaaaggcagttgtggtcagggctatatcatgatatcgccctgtggtcagggcaatatgtgatatataaccccaGGGGGGGTAGGACATGACGTCACAATAATTGCGTGACGTATGCGTACTATACATTTTGCCATAGGGTTGAGTTCTAGTAAACCTGTTGTATTTATAGTCAGAAATAGTAATTCAATAGTGAAGAAATCGTTTTATCTACTAAGCCCCACTAAACTAAACCCCAGCAATATTACGGTGAATTTTGTAAtagagcattatttagaataaattctGATCTTAGtttcaggtacctgtgtatatGTTCGCTGTATTCTTAGTTGTTAGTAGTAAATGCAATCGACTTCGTCGTCTACAATGATGCAACTAGCTGACAGATTAAGTTTTTCATCTtgtaattatcattggaattcaattaAATTACGCAAAATTATACGTgttatgacatcatgtcctaccccccctgatataaccctgtgatttccttgatctgaggtgtcaaagtggtatatatatcacatattgccctgaccacagggcaatatctagatattgccctgtggttagatattgccctgtggttagggcaatatcatgatatagccctgaccacaactgcctttgatgctgaggcagctacaaagcatcagttccctctGATTTTTTTATACAGAGATGCTTAAAggtttgcattgtgggtttgaattagagctgcttaaagttttgcattgtgggtttgagttaaacatgttgatttagttaggggcattgttgtaagtaaaaagaattgagtgagtcagtattgcatagttcagttactaaataatcatttttgcaatgtggagattgtttttctacagagtacatttcaactgcatgaaaagatgcctcaaacattcacaacctacatgtctaaatatttattttagcaccttaggtaactttattcatccacaaagtggttatttggtttaaaatggtattacTACAACCAgggaaacccacaatcatttcttttttgtgcccacaatttaaactcacaatcgattttttgcaaacctctgtataaaagtaatgtggtgaatgcgggtttgtcttccttcacctattaggtgagcatgccagagtggtatatattacttataccatggccacttgggatttgcctgatgtATATGCCCTCGccctcgggcatatatatcaggcaaatcccttgtggccatggtataactattaaataatacatgtacataagtaTGGGCACGTGTCTGTCCTTAGGCAAAATGTTGTATCATCAGTATAAGACATCAGTGTGTAATACTCATCAAACTTTCCCAGTTGTCATTTGTCTTGTTAAGTCATGTAGGTGCTTGCCAATGCAGTATATTTTGTATCCACTGAGATTTCAGTGGGAGCTGCACACCACACCCCAGACCTCTCTACTGGTGAATTGACATTGTTAATTGGAATTCCCCTTTGTAAGATGAGTTTGTGCTTCTCAGGTTGAAGTGCTGCCTAGCAGAATTTCCAATTCACATATTCGGTACACTCACAATGCTACTGTGGAGGAAATTTGAGTTTTGTGTGGCCTAATAAGCCGTCAGGTATTAAGCACCTATACATCACTAACCTACACACTTTCACTGTGAACTGATGTTACTTGTGTAGTCCAGTATTGCTGATCAATGATGAATCAAGCTTTTGAATTAATATTGCTGATCAATGATGTATCAAGCTTTTGAATTAAGTTGTCTAATTTTTAAGCCAGTACAGAACTTATGCTTTGGCAGTTACATTGATGCATAGAATCAGggccatagccagacttttgtctgggtaggttcttttagaagaaaagtggacctttttatatgacatgattCACATTATATTAGGGTGTGCACATTCTAGGGGAGTCTGGgaacacccccccccccccccccgccacaaaattttttgaaaatagatactgtAAAGTTGAATTTAGTGGGATTTCAGTCCAATTTTTTaagtaagctgaagaccagctgtatggatgatatctctaataattataccatctgcacatgcatgtgtctaaatataatatattgtaatatcacagtgaataagaataagaaagattgagcactctgccatgatcaacaggggcagtggagcagaacaaaaggtgtcttaaacaatgaaatttagaCATTGCAtagagttgaagcatggatgctattcgtgggcaTAAGACATCGGTGCTTCTTATTAGTGACATCAGACATCATGGAtgggcttgtccaccaaaatcttatactgtaatgaaagctcggtttaaacaatctacatgtaaactGAGTAGcctttaaaagaaaatgtaattgtgactgttctattagagtatatcgatcttgcattgcatttaatacaagcactgaatgagttacttggggcacttaatttagcttcttattagtggtatctagtaaactgtagctaatggacttttgctcctgaaaatttggacttgtatactaaaattgtggacctttttggttaaattatgaacggttcttcagaaccccccgtgGCTACGGGCCTGTAGAATTTTCAGTTTGGATTTAAATTAACCAACATATATAATATTCTATAAGCATTACCAGCAGTAGTTACCAAGTACCAACATGGTACAACTGTACTAGAGGTTCAAGATGTAAAGGAAGATAAGAGCTTGCTCTATAACAAATGTATTAACCTGAACTGGTTGTGATAATTACATGATTTCATTTTTCATTAAATACGATAATTACAAATCAATGGGGGCGATtaagtgatgatgtcatatagggatcacatgatcagaTTGTTATGGTCCAGGACCTGCAGTCACTCGTGTCATCAAAGTGTTGTGGGGCTGTCCCTGCTGTGGGTGGGGCTGTAAGTGAGGCTGTCCTTGCTGCAGGAGGTGGGTGGGGCTGTGAACAGTAACTGGTGATGTAATGTGATTCACTGACTGGCCAACTGCTTGGTGATGGTGGGAGGGGTTCGGTGCTGCAACAAGATTGGTGCTAAAATGAGCAGCCAATGGGTGTGTCTGCTGTTGCAGATAGCCAGTGTGCAGTGGGTAGGTCTGCTGGGAAGTGTTGTATGGAGCAACATATGAAGGTTGAGGTTGATGCATTATATTGGCCGGCAGCTGATAGTACTGTTGGGAGGCCACGGCTGAAGGAAAACCTGTTAACAAAATATTAGCAATCTATCACTACAACCAAGATGCTACAACGCATAGAGGGTCAGCTTCAAAGGGAATGTTCTTGCAAATGGCCATGTGTTTTGTAAGAAAAATCATACCCAATTAATATATGGCGATAACTCCTTGGCACTGTCAAAACAGGACATctattttgaaaaaaactatCCCCTTGTAAATAGATCACCACCATATCACTTACAACTCACCATTATCCATCTTGCTAATATACTGTTGTATGGATAGGATGGCTCCAGATGGAACACCAGCTTCCTACAAATGGTggtagtttagctacaaaaatttTTCTAACTTACTTTCATGGCTTCCTTCAGCCCAGTAGGATCACAACTAAGCAGATGATCCTGAGCAGCACataaagatcacatgatccagttaTGATGCAATCATTACCTGAA
This window encodes:
- the LOC136268907 gene encoding stress-70 protein, mitochondrial-like gives rise to the protein MLSCVRAARIPSRFIGVTSRCFSHAPVRQWRHSARHQLSWNRLYSNEVKGVVIGIDLGTTNSCVAVMEGPNPKVIENAEGSRTTPSVVAFSKDGERLVGMPAKRQAVTNPKNTLSATKRYIGRRFDDSELKKDMKTVSFQLVKADNGDVWMASSDGTRYSPSQIGAFVLMKMKETAESYLSQPVTNAVITVPAYFNDSQRQATKDAGQISGLNVLRVVNEPTAAALAYGIEKTDDKIVAVFDLGGGTFDISILEIQKGVFEVRSTNGDTFLGGEDFDNVLLNYLIDEFKKDQGMDVSKDPMALQRLREAAEKAKIELSSSVQTDINLPYITMDSSGPKHMNIQLSRAKFESLVSSLIERTISPCVKAMKDADVSKSDISEVILVGGMTRMPKVQQSVQDTFGRPPSKSVNPDEAVAMGAAIQGGVLSGDVKNVVLLDVTPLSLGIETLGGVFTRLINRNTTIPTKKSQIFSTAADGQTTVEIIVCQGEREMANDNKTLGRFQLVGILPAPRGIPKIEVTFDIDANGIVHVSAKDQGTGKEQQIVIQSSSGLSKEQIQEMVNAAEKYAESDKKKKELIEVINAAESVIHDTEKNMQEYKSQLPPEEAKNVEEDIEKLRNIISNKDNETVESVRQAIDSLQKASMKLFEFAYKDKGTGATGDSSSDQSSSSSSTQSEGDSTTTSEGEAQDSTTTSEGEAQDVKDDKK